In the Dioscorea cayenensis subsp. rotundata cultivar TDr96_F1 chromosome 12, TDr96_F1_v2_PseudoChromosome.rev07_lg8_w22 25.fasta, whole genome shotgun sequence genome, one interval contains:
- the LOC120274080 gene encoding protein LURP-one-related 15-like has protein sequence MDSEQHSRPIVAPQYCLGHPTDLAFARKVDGVKHGKLSITDVNGNILFWFDASAWRSKRKLVDAATGIPLLSITQKFWSAHDRWNVFMGDSTNEKDLLFTVKRSSVFQLRTDLEVFLATNTNKNECDFKVKGEFHKRSSVIYKGNTSVVVAQMNKEHKVVKVPLGKHAFGVSIVENMDIAFIAGLVVVLNEFYEYEMAAVAGGASGAGTSAALAASC, from the exons ATGGATTCCGAGCAACATTCCCGCCCCATTGTTGCACCGCAATACTGTCTTGGACACCCTACAGACCTTGCTTTCGCCAGAAAGGTCGACGGTGTGAAGCACGGTAAGCTCTCCATCACCGACGTCAATGGCAACATCCTATTCTGGTTCGATGCGTCTGCTTGGAGGAGCAAGAGGAAGTTAGTTGATGCAGCCACTGGTATTCCACTCCTTTCCATCACTCAAAAG TTTTGGAGTGCTCATGATAGGTGGAATGTATTCATGGGTGATAGCACAAATGAGAAGGATTTGTTGTTTACTGTGAAGAGGAGTTCAGTGTTTCAATTGCGGACTGATTTGGAGGTGTTTCTTGCAactaatacaaataaaaatgagtGTGATTTCAAAGTCAAAGGGGAGTTCCACAAGAGATCTAGCGTAATATACAAGGGGAATACATCAGTGGTTGTAGCTCAG ATGAACAAGGAGCACAAGGTTGTGAAAGTTCCTCTGGGGAAACATGCATTCGGAGTGAGCATTGTTGAGAACATGGACATCGCCTTCATAGCCGGACTTGTTGTCGTTCTTAATGAGTTCTATGAGTATGAGATGGCGGCTGTTGCAGGTGGAGCATCAGGAGCTGGAACATCAGCAGCGCTAGCAGCTTCATGCTGA